The genomic region CACCGTTGGTGGCCACGGTCTACGTGTTTCTGGCCGACACCTGCCCCATCAGCCAGAACGCCACGCCTACGCTGCGGGCCCTGCACGCGGCGTACGGGCCGCGCGGCGTGCGGTTTGTGGGCGTGTTTCCGGCCCCGCAGATGCGCCCGGCCGACGTGGTACTGTTCCAAAAGCAGTACCCGCTGCCGTTTCTGCTGCGCCTCGATGCCGGCCAGCAGCTCACGCGCCGCCTGGGCGCCCGCATCACGCCCGAAGTGGTAGTGCTGGCCCCCGACGAAGCCACCGTGCTCTACCAGGGCCGCATTGATGATGCCTACGCCCGCCTGGGCCAGCGCCGCACCGTGGTGCAGCACCACGAGCTGCGCGACGCGCTGGCCGCCATCGTCAGCCGCCAGCCAGTGCCGGTGCCGCGCACTGAGGCCGTGGGCTGCTTTGTGGCCACGGGTCTGGGTAGCCGCTGAACCCTATCCTGAAAAATTTGCCTATCCGAAACCCGTACCATTTCCTATGAAACACCTTGTACGCCTTGCGCTGCTGCTGTTCGCCGGCCCGGCGCTGGCCCAGCAGCCGCAGCTCACATTCAGCGAGCATATTGCGCCCATCATCTACCAGCACTGCACGTCCTGCCACCGCACCGGCGAGGTGGCGCCGTTTCCGCTGGTCAGCTACCAGGATGTCGTCAGCCACGCGCCCACTATTAAGTTCGTGACGGGCATCCGGTATATGCCGCCCTGGAAGGCCGACCCTAACTATTCGCACTTCCTCGACGAAAACACGCTCACGGACACCGAAATCCAGAAAATCCGGGAGTGGGTAGATGGCGGTATGGCCCGCGGCAACCCGGCCCTGGAACCGGCGCTGCCCACGTTTCCGGCCGGCTCGCAACTGGGCACGCCCGATTTGGTGGTGCCGATGGCCCAGAAGTTCACCCACCAGGGCAACCTGCAGGATTTGTACCGGGTGTTTGTGCTGCCCACCCGCCTGCCCGCCGGCCGCGACGTGGCGGCCGTGGAGTTCCGGGCCGGCAACAAGCGCATCACCCACCACGCCATCATCGGCATGGACACCACGCAGCGTGCCCAGGTGCTGGATGCCCAGGACCCTGGCTACGGCTACACGCGCTTCGGGGGCTTCGGCTTTTCGGCTACCGAGGAGAACTGGGCCGGCTGGGTGCCGGGCTCCACGGCCCGCTATTTCCCCAACGGGCTGGGCAAAAAGCTGCCCCGCAACGCCAGCATCCTTGTGCAGGTGCACTACGGCCCCACGGCCCTCACCCAAACCGACTCGTCGGTGGTGAACGTGTTTTTCAGCCGCCAGCCGGTGCAGCGCTACGTCCAGACGTTCCCGTTGTCGCCGCTCAATCTCACCAACGGGCCGTTCATCATCCCGGCCGGGCAGGTGAAAACCTTCCACGCCGAGCTGCAGGTTCCCGTAGATGTAAGCCTGGTGAGCGTGCTGCCCCACGCGCATCTGCTGGGCAAGAAGTGGCGTATCTGGGCCGTGAAGCCTTCCGGCGACACCATCCGCATCATCAAAATCAACGACTGGGACTTCAACTGGCAGGGCGCCTACCGCTTCCCGCGCCTGCTCAAAATCCCGGCCGGCTCGCGCCTCATGGCCGACGCCACCTACGACAACACCGCCAACAACCCCCGCAACCCGTTCTCGCCGCCCCAAACCGTGCAATGGGGCGAACAAACCACGGCCGAAATGCTGCTGGCCTACCTCGACGTGGTGCCCTACCGCCCCGGCGACGAGAACATCGTGCTCAGCAACCAGTCGGCGCAGGAACTGCTGCGGCGGCCCGAGGCGCGGCTGTATCCGGTGTATCCGAATCCGGCCGCAGCCGGCGTGGTTTCCATCGGCTTCAGTTTGCCTGATGCCGCGGCCGTTTCGGTGCTGCTGACCGATGCGCAGGGCCGCGTAGTACGCCAGCCGGCCCAAGGTCAGCGCTACGCCGGCGGCACCCACACGCTGGAGCTGCCCACTACCGGCCTGGCCGCCGGCCTCTATCTGGTGAAGCTGCAAACGCCCGATTTCACCCAGACCCAGAAGCTGGTACTGCTCAAATAACCGCCATTCTGGTGCTGTATCTTTTCTAACGCAACAAGCTCTGCCAATCGGCAGAGCTTGTTGCGTTACAGACCGAAGCGGGGGTACGGCTCTTTGCGGGCGTGGTGGCACCGTCGTTGCATACGGCTGCCTGGTCTCATGGCGGTGGCACTACGGCTGCAAAGAGCCAGGATACGCCTGCGTATTGGTTCGTCGGCAGGTTTTTATTCCGCACTTTTAGCGCTCAATTCCTGACGACCCAATGAACATACTATACGGAGTGCCCGGCGAGGGGATGGGCCACGCCACCCGCAGCAAGGTGGTTATTGCGCATCTGCTGGCACAGGGGCACGAGGTGAGCGTGGTGAGCAGCAGCCGCGCATACCAGCTGCTGGCGCACACGTTTCCGGGCCGGGTGCACGAAATCCGGGGCTTCCATCTGGCCTACAAGGATGTGGTGGTGAGCAAGGCCCGCACCGCCGCCCTCACCCTGCGCAACGCGCCCGACAGCCTGCTCACCAACTTCCGTCGCTACCGCAACCTGCCCGGCGCCGACCAGTTCGACTGCGTGATTTCAGACTTCGAGTCGTTCAGCTACCTGTTTGCCCGCTGGAAGCAGCTGCCGGTTATCAGCATCGACAACATGCAGATTATCAGCCGGGCGCGGCTGGATGTGGCGGTGCCGGCCGGGGAGAGGGGCAACTTCGAGGTTGCGCGCGGCATTGTGCGGGCCAAACTGCCGCGCAGCCACCATTACTTTGTCAGCACGTTCTTCCCGCTGCCGGTGGTGCGGCCGGCCACCACGCTGGTGCCGCCCATCATCCGGCCCGAGATTCTGGCAGCGCGCCCCACAGCCGGCGCACACGTGCTGGTGTACCAATCGGCCACCACGCAGCAGGGGCTGGTGCCGCTGCTGCAGGCGCTGCCGGGGCAGGAGTTTCGGGTGTACGGCTTCAACAAAGAGGAAAGCCACGGCAACGTGCAGCTCAAGGCCTTCAGCGAACAGGGCTTCATCGAGGACCTGGCCTCGGCCCGCGCCGTCGTCACCAATGGGGGCTTCTCGCTGATCAGCGAAGCGGTGTACCTGCACAAGCCCATCTGCGCCGTGCCCATCCCCGTGCAGTTCGAGCAGTTCCTCAACGCCGCCCAAGTGCAGAAGCTGGGCTACGGCCGCCACTTCGAAACCCTGACCCCCGACAACCTGAAAGCATTTCTCTACGACCTGTCCGGCTTTGAGGCGGCCCTAGGCGCATACAAGCAGGATGGCAACCAGGAGCTGTTCCGGCAGCTGGATGAAGCACTGGCGGGGCTGTAAACGAAAAGAACGTCATTCCGAGCTTGCCGAGGAATCTCGCGAGCTGACGTTGTAATACTACATGATTACTACGCTAGCGAGATTCCTCGGCAAGCTCGGAATGACGTTCCAAACCAAGGCTTAGCTCTGCTCCCGATATATTAGAAGATCTTGCCGGGATTCAGGATGCCGTGGGGGTCGAATACGCGCTTGATGCCGCGCATCAGCTCCAGGTTGGTATCGGGCAGGGCAATGCCGATGTAGCCTTTCTGCACCAGCCCGATGCCATGCTCGCCGGAGATGGTGCCGCCCAGCTTCACGCACAGCTCGAAGATTTCGGTGATGGGCTGGCGCAGGCCCACGTTCCACATCTCGTCGTCCAGGTCGCCGCGGATTATGTTGACGTGCAGATTGCCGTCGCCGGCGTGGCCGTAGCAGACGCTCTTGAAGCCATAGCGCGCGCCGATTTCCTTGACGCCGCTCAACAGCGTGGGCAGCTCGGCGCGGGGCACCACGGTGTCTTCTTCCTTATACACGGAGTTGTAGCGCACCGAATTGCCGATGTTGCGCCGGATGCGCCAGAGCTCGTCTTTCTGGGTGGCGTTGTCGGCCAGCAGGATTTCGTCTACGTCGTAGTGTTCCAGCACGCCGTACACCTGCTCGGCCTCCTTATAAAGCTCGTCCAGATCCTGCCCGTCCAGCTCGATGAGCAGGTGGGCCGCAATATCCTCGGGCAGCGTGAGCGAAATCTTCAGGTACTCCGACGACCAGGCAATGGCCTCGCGCTCCATGAACTCCATGCCCGACGGGATGATGCCCGCCCGGAATACGGCCGACACGGCCTCGGCGGCCTGCGTCACCTGCCGGAAAGGTACCAGCATCAAAATGTTGTGCTTGGGGTAGGGGAGGAGGCGGAACACCACTTTCGTGATGATGCCCAGCGTGCCCTCCGAGCCCACCATAAGCTGGGTGAGGTTGTAGCCGGTGGAGTTTTTGAGGGTGTTGGCGGCGGTCCAGATGATGTCGCCGGTGGGCAGCACCACCTGCAGGTTCAGCACGTAGTCGCGGGTGGTGCCGTATTTCACGGCTTTGGGGCCGCCGCTGCTGTGGGCCAGGTTGCCGCCCAGAAAGCAGCTGCCCTTGCTGGCCGGGTCGGGCGGATAGAACAGGCCCACCGCCTGCACCGCCTGCTGAAACGCCTCATTCACCACGCCCGGCTCCACGGTGGCCTGCAGGTTGCGCTCATCAATCTGGATGATCTGGTTGAGCCGCTCGGTGCTCAGCACCACGCCGTGGTGGATGGGCAGCGCGCCCCCGCTCAGGCCGGTGCCCGCGCCGCGTGGTGTCACCGGAATGTGGTGCTGATGGCAGAGGCGCACAATCTGACTAATCTCTTCGGCGTTAGCCGGGCGCAGCACCACGTCGGGGGCAAAGTGCAAGTCCTCGGTATGGTCGCGGCCGTAGTCGGCGTAGGTGTCGGCGGTGGCGGCAGCTTCGGCACGCTGGGCCGTGAGGACATGCTGCGGGCCCACAATGGCCTCGAAGGCGACGAGCAGCTCGGGGGTGAGGGAGTTGAAATCCATATATAGAAACGCCAAATGGCTGTTTTGCCTATCTTTGACCCAATGCGGGACCCTGGAACGAAGGTACAGTATACGACGCACAGACGCGTCTGGTGGCCACTGTTGATGATGGCGCTGGTGGGCTGGCTGGCGGGCTGCAGCGCCCCCAAGAAAGTAAACTACCGCAACGGCCGCTACCACTCGGCGCGCGACATGGCCCGCATCAAAGCCGAGGAGCGCCGCCGCGGCAGCCGGCCGGTGGCAAAATCCAAAGCAAAAACCACCACGCCTGCCGGCAAGGCCAAAATCGTGACCAAGAACCGCAGCACGCCGGCCAACGCCAGCCGCGCCATCGTCACGGTTATCGAAACGGCCCGCTCGTTTCAGGGCACTCCTTATAAGTACGGCGGCACCTCGCGCCTGGGCATGGATTGCTCGGGCTTGCTCTACAATTCTTTTGCCGCCATCGACGTGGCCATTCCGCGCTCCAGCAACGAGCAGGCCGTGTGGGGCACGCCCGTAAAGCCCCAGGATCTGAAGGCCGGGGATTTGGTATTTTTCGGGGCCTCGCCGGGCAGCTCCACCATCACGCACGTGGGCCTCGTGACGGAAGCCACGCCGGAAGGCGTGCAGTTTATTCACGCATCCAGTTCGTCGGGAGTAGTGGAAAATAGCCTGGAAACCGACTACTACTTAAGTCGCTACATCAAAGCAGTACGGCCGGTATTGTAGAAATTCCCAGCTACCTTTGTCTTGGCAAAACGAACTTTTTTCCAGGTTGTGAATCATAACGATTCAATAATGGAATTCTAGCGGTTATAACCGTATTTTTGCGCCGGATTTAAGACGCTCCCCTCTTTTCTCACCAATACCCCCTTTTATGAAACACCAACGTTTACTCCATCTTCTGGTGCTGTTGCTGACGCTGCTGTCAGCGCACACCGGTTGGAGCCAGGGTGCCACCACCGCCGCCATGAACGGTATTATTACCGACAAGGATGGTGGTGGTCTGCCGGGTGCTACGGTAATTGCCGTACATAATCCAACGAATACGCAGTACGTAGCTCCAACCAATTCTGAAGGTCGTTTCAACATTCAGAACATGCGGGTGGGCGGTCCTTACACCGTCCGCATCACTTTTGTGGGGTATAAGGATGCCAGCCGGGAGGGTATTTTCCTGAGCTTGGGCCAGAACCAGCGTCTCGACATCAACCTGAGCGAAGCCACCACGGAGCTGGCCGGCGTAACGGTAACCGCCAACCAAGACCCGATAATCAATGCCGGCCGCACGGGGGCTGCCACTACGGTACAGCGCGAGCAGATCGAGCGTCTGCCCACTCTGAACCGTTCGCTGCAGGACTTCACCCGTCTCACTCCGCAATCCAACGGCAACAGCTTTGGCGGCCGGAGCGGTAGCTTCAACAACGTAACCGTTGACGGCGCAATCTTCAACAACGCCTTCGGTCTGCAGTCCACGGTAGGTGGCCAGGCCGGCGCTCAGCCTATCTCGCTGGACGCTATCGACCAGATTCAGGTGAGCATCGCGCCGTTCGACGTGCGCCAGGGCTCGTTCACGGGTGCCGGCATCAACGTTGTGACCCGCTCGGGTTCCAACAAGTTCACCGGTTCGCTCTACGGTTTCTACCGCAACCAAAACCTGGTGGGTAGCAAAGTGGGTGATTTCGAGCAGAACTATCCCAACTTCGAACTCAAGAACACCGGCTTCCGCGTAGGTGGTCCGATTGTGAAAGACAAAGTGTTCTTCTTCCTCAACGGGGAGCTGGAGCGCCGCAACGACCCACCAACCGGCAACTTCACCGCTAACCGTAACGATACGCCGCCGCCAACTGGCTCGCAGGTCTCTCAGGCCCGTGCCCGTGACCTCGACGCGCTGTCCAACTTCTTGCAAGAGCAGTACGGCTACAACGCCGGTTCTTACGAAAACTATGTGTTGCGTTCGAACAGCGACAAGATTACGGCTAAGATTGACTGGAACATCTCCGACAATCACCGTTTCAACATCAAGTACAACTATCTCAAGTCGTTTTCCGACATTCCACCGAGCACCTCGGGTGCTATTGCCGGCCAACGTTCCCAGTCGCAGTTTGGCTTGCCGTTCTCGTCTTCGTACTACACAATCAACAACAACCTGAACTCGGTTATTGCTGAACTCAACAGCACGTTCGGTACGCGCTACTCCAACAACCTGACCGGTGGCTTCTCGGCCTTCCGTGACTTCCGCGAGAGCAGCGGCGGTATTTTCCCGCTGGTGGATATCGGTACCAACGTCGGCCGCAGCACCACAACGGCGCAGCTAGGTGGCATCAACGCTACCAACTCACTTACGTCGTTCGGCTATGAGCCATTCTCGGCCTTCAACGTACTCAACTCCGACGTAGCCCAGATCGGTGACAACTTCACGGCTTATTTGGGTAAGCACAACGTGACGGTAGGTACTTACAACGAATTCTACAAGTTCCGTAACGGCTTTGCGCCAAACTACTACGGCAATTACTCGTTCAACTCGCTGGAAGACTTCTACGCTTCCGCTGGCTTTAACTACGACCGTACTACGGCTACGTATTCGCCGCTGGCGGCTGGCGCTCCCCGCCCTGGCCCGGCGCGTTACAACCTGCAGTACTCGGCTTTGCCGGGTGGCGAATTCCCGTTTGCTGATCTGAAAGCGGTTCAGTTGGGCCTGTACCTGCAGGACGAATGGTCGCCGGAAAGCAACCTGCGTATTACCTACGGTATCCGCGCTGACTTGCCCTTCCTCAACTCTGATCTGCAGCAGAACAATAACGCTGCTGCCCTGACCTTCCGCGACGGAGTGCAAATCAACACCGGCAACGTACCCAAAAAGCAGGTGCTTTACTCGCCACGCGTTGGTTTCAACTGGGACGTGAATGACGACAAGAAAACCCAGCTGCGTGGTGGTACGGGTATTTTCACGGGCCGTATTCCGTTCGTATGGCTGTCCAACCAGGCCAGCAACAACGGTGTGCAGTTTGGCTCGTTCAGCACCGCAGGCTCGGTAGCTACCGGCACCAACCCTAACGCCTCCATTTACCCCTTCAATCCGAACGTAGACGCCTACCGTCCGCAGAACGCAACGGCTAACACGGCCTACAACCTGGCCGTAACGGCCTCGGATTTCAAATTCCCACAGGTATGGCGCACCAACCTGGCTGTAGATCAGGAACTACCCGGCGGCATCATCGGTACGCTGGAAGCCTTCTACACCCGCGACCTGAACGCCGTGTATCACCAGAACGTGAACCTGCCAGGCAGCGAAGCCACGCCTTTTGCACGGGCCAACGGTGCTGATAACCGCCCGATCTTCTACACGTTCGGCGCAGCTCAGACGGGTGCTAACGCCGGTCTGGTAACCACCACCCGTAACTTCCAGCTCTACGGCCCGGTACCCACTGCACAAGGTGGCAACACGGCGGCCCGCCCCAACATCAGTGATGCCATCGTGATGCGCAACACCAATAAGGGCTACTCGTACGCCGTGACCGGTCAGCTGCAGAAATACTTCAGCAATGCGCTGTCGGCCAGCGTTGCTTACACCTACTCGGATGCGCGCTCGGTAAACGACGGTGGCTCGATTGCCCAGTCTATCTGGCGCGACCGTTCCGTGTCCGGCGACCCGAACGCGGAGGCTCTGAGCTACTCCAACTTCCTGCAGCAGCACCGTGTCATCGGCTCGCTGTCGTACCGCAAGGAGTACCTGGGCCACCTGGGTACCACGATTTCGATGTTCTACGAAGCCGCTCCGGCTGGCCGCTACTCGTATGTATACTCGGGCGACATGAACGGCGACAACCAGACGTCGAACGACCTGATGTACATTCCCCGCTCGCAAAGCGAAATCAACCTGCGTGACATCACGCTCACGAATGCTCAAGGTGGTGGTGTGTACTCGGCTGCTGATCAGTGGACCGACCTCAACAACTTCATCAACCAGGACAAGTACCTGCGTGAGCACCGCGGTGAGTACGCCGAGCGTAACGGGGCCGTACGTCCGTGGCAGAACCGCCTCGATGTACGCCTGCTCCAGGACATCTTCACGATGGAAGGCGAAAACAAGAACACGCTGCAGCTGAGCGTTGATATCTTCAACTTCGGCAACCTGATCAACAAGGACTGGGGCACGTTCCGTACGACCAACCGTACCAACCCGCTCACGTTCTCGGGCTACAACCCGCAGGGCCAGCCTGTGTACCAGTTCCCGTACCTGACCAATCCTTCGCTGAACGCCGACAACACGGTGCGTCAGGGGGTGAAGCTGACGGAAACCTTCCGCGACGATACCGGCGGCATTGGCTCGCGCTGGCAGATGCAGATTGGCGTACGCTATATCTTCAACTAAATCAGCTGATTGAAAGACAAAAAGTGGGTTGCCGGGTCCGGCAACCCACTTTTTTTGTGTTTTTTTTGCGGGTATGCTTGCGTATTCCAAAACGCGCCGTACTTTTGTCAAACCAAACGCAACCGGCGGATGGCACACACCAAACGGGGGATTAGCTCAGCTGGCTAGAGCGCTTGCA from Hymenobacter canadensis harbors:
- a CDS encoding redoxin domain-containing protein; this encodes MPRLLLILLLLLLPPVLWAGGSPPLVATVYVFLADTCPISQNATPTLRALHAAYGPRGVRFVGVFPAPQMRPADVVLFQKQYPLPFLLRLDAGQQLTRRLGARITPEVVVLAPDEATVLYQGRIDDAYARLGQRRTVVQHHELRDALAAIVSRQPVPVPRTEAVGCFVATGLGSR
- a CDS encoding T9SS type A sorting domain-containing protein; amino-acid sequence: MKHLVRLALLLFAGPALAQQPQLTFSEHIAPIIYQHCTSCHRTGEVAPFPLVSYQDVVSHAPTIKFVTGIRYMPPWKADPNYSHFLDENTLTDTEIQKIREWVDGGMARGNPALEPALPTFPAGSQLGTPDLVVPMAQKFTHQGNLQDLYRVFVLPTRLPAGRDVAAVEFRAGNKRITHHAIIGMDTTQRAQVLDAQDPGYGYTRFGGFGFSATEENWAGWVPGSTARYFPNGLGKKLPRNASILVQVHYGPTALTQTDSSVVNVFFSRQPVQRYVQTFPLSPLNLTNGPFIIPAGQVKTFHAELQVPVDVSLVSVLPHAHLLGKKWRIWAVKPSGDTIRIIKINDWDFNWQGAYRFPRLLKIPAGSRLMADATYDNTANNPRNPFSPPQTVQWGEQTTAEMLLAYLDVVPYRPGDENIVLSNQSAQELLRRPEARLYPVYPNPAAAGVVSIGFSLPDAAAVSVLLTDAQGRVVRQPAQGQRYAGGTHTLELPTTGLAAGLYLVKLQTPDFTQTQKLVLLK
- a CDS encoding glycosyltransferase family protein produces the protein MNILYGVPGEGMGHATRSKVVIAHLLAQGHEVSVVSSSRAYQLLAHTFPGRVHEIRGFHLAYKDVVVSKARTAALTLRNAPDSLLTNFRRYRNLPGADQFDCVISDFESFSYLFARWKQLPVISIDNMQIISRARLDVAVPAGERGNFEVARGIVRAKLPRSHHYFVSTFFPLPVVRPATTLVPPIIRPEILAARPTAGAHVLVYQSATTQQGLVPLLQALPGQEFRVYGFNKEESHGNVQLKAFSEQGFIEDLASARAVVTNGGFSLISEAVYLHKPICAVPIPVQFEQFLNAAQVQKLGYGRHFETLTPDNLKAFLYDLSGFEAALGAYKQDGNQELFRQLDEALAGL
- a CDS encoding FAD-binding oxidoreductase; its protein translation is MDFNSLTPELLVAFEAIVGPQHVLTAQRAEAAATADTYADYGRDHTEDLHFAPDVVLRPANAEEISQIVRLCHQHHIPVTPRGAGTGLSGGALPIHHGVVLSTERLNQIIQIDERNLQATVEPGVVNEAFQQAVQAVGLFYPPDPASKGSCFLGGNLAHSSGGPKAVKYGTTRDYVLNLQVVLPTGDIIWTAANTLKNSTGYNLTQLMVGSEGTLGIITKVVFRLLPYPKHNILMLVPFRQVTQAAEAVSAVFRAGIIPSGMEFMEREAIAWSSEYLKISLTLPEDIAAHLLIELDGQDLDELYKEAEQVYGVLEHYDVDEILLADNATQKDELWRIRRNIGNSVRYNSVYKEEDTVVPRAELPTLLSGVKEIGARYGFKSVCYGHAGDGNLHVNIIRGDLDDEMWNVGLRQPITEIFELCVKLGGTISGEHGIGLVQKGYIGIALPDTNLELMRGIKRVFDPHGILNPGKIF
- a CDS encoding C40 family peptidase gives rise to the protein MMALVGWLAGCSAPKKVNYRNGRYHSARDMARIKAEERRRGSRPVAKSKAKTTTPAGKAKIVTKNRSTPANASRAIVTVIETARSFQGTPYKYGGTSRLGMDCSGLLYNSFAAIDVAIPRSSNEQAVWGTPVKPQDLKAGDLVFFGASPGSSTITHVGLVTEATPEGVQFIHASSSSGVVENSLETDYYLSRYIKAVRPVL
- a CDS encoding TonB-dependent receptor translates to MKHQRLLHLLVLLLTLLSAHTGWSQGATTAAMNGIITDKDGGGLPGATVIAVHNPTNTQYVAPTNSEGRFNIQNMRVGGPYTVRITFVGYKDASREGIFLSLGQNQRLDINLSEATTELAGVTVTANQDPIINAGRTGAATTVQREQIERLPTLNRSLQDFTRLTPQSNGNSFGGRSGSFNNVTVDGAIFNNAFGLQSTVGGQAGAQPISLDAIDQIQVSIAPFDVRQGSFTGAGINVVTRSGSNKFTGSLYGFYRNQNLVGSKVGDFEQNYPNFELKNTGFRVGGPIVKDKVFFFLNGELERRNDPPTGNFTANRNDTPPPTGSQVSQARARDLDALSNFLQEQYGYNAGSYENYVLRSNSDKITAKIDWNISDNHRFNIKYNYLKSFSDIPPSTSGAIAGQRSQSQFGLPFSSSYYTINNNLNSVIAELNSTFGTRYSNNLTGGFSAFRDFRESSGGIFPLVDIGTNVGRSTTTAQLGGINATNSLTSFGYEPFSAFNVLNSDVAQIGDNFTAYLGKHNVTVGTYNEFYKFRNGFAPNYYGNYSFNSLEDFYASAGFNYDRTTATYSPLAAGAPRPGPARYNLQYSALPGGEFPFADLKAVQLGLYLQDEWSPESNLRITYGIRADLPFLNSDLQQNNNAAALTFRDGVQINTGNVPKKQVLYSPRVGFNWDVNDDKKTQLRGGTGIFTGRIPFVWLSNQASNNGVQFGSFSTAGSVATGTNPNASIYPFNPNVDAYRPQNATANTAYNLAVTASDFKFPQVWRTNLAVDQELPGGIIGTLEAFYTRDLNAVYHQNVNLPGSEATPFARANGADNRPIFYTFGAAQTGANAGLVTTTRNFQLYGPVPTAQGGNTAARPNISDAIVMRNTNKGYSYAVTGQLQKYFSNALSASVAYTYSDARSVNDGGSIAQSIWRDRSVSGDPNAEALSYSNFLQQHRVIGSLSYRKEYLGHLGTTISMFYEAAPAGRYSYVYSGDMNGDNQTSNDLMYIPRSQSEINLRDITLTNAQGGGVYSAADQWTDLNNFINQDKYLREHRGEYAERNGAVRPWQNRLDVRLLQDIFTMEGENKNTLQLSVDIFNFGNLINKDWGTFRTTNRTNPLTFSGYNPQGQPVYQFPYLTNPSLNADNTVRQGVKLTETFRDDTGGIGSRWQMQIGVRYIFN